The following proteins are co-located in the Pochonia chlamydosporia 170 chromosome 6, whole genome shotgun sequence genome:
- a CDS encoding transcription initiation factor TFIID complex (similar to Coccidioides immitis RS XP_001247318.1) has translation MQKLTSDEHGLGVSVSTTPLEEATQGNAPTGRIMADEKEFSSFDESAWKAQDAADDREIARLLEQSQEGGNNSLKLDDTPFDQSNKADDAQDFEDISDDDLPDEEPSASTSLEMPALTDDGGTSNDADDLFGEGPSSPTDPILGPPSPGPRVRDTDTGDDSHPVDSSLSFAAINFDPDPHLNGAANQDPDIPAPAETVEDLLKAAWPAYKKGRVLTWSELLPPKKAIWKEKKPLKKPKHLVTSKLNLDPAADQEKMFRIPGTATSSSKHRALELSHAGLIRCAKDGSNQEEDRLQYDLEHESDSETVMGFTLRDIELACEDWSAQINGVESEFKRRAAAEKEPLRPKKQVEDQDDEWDAEFLMDTTDGQTQQPKKKRAIKLGLPDIPRYTAPTFDNFEDATRRGAKRVHLDMNDPHLLLETDMHLRAKRPRLDSKVKRMANGNMGRDISQRFNLSNDEAYELLKENHQSKVRATLGNISVEHSMPAIKLSWPYYKVKLGGTTDEYHRPRFRYKKFAGHAIKFDKPQHHKRKLMKGKAHEVYRLSKDLSLSDNSTAVLFEYCEPRPRVLNNFGMGTKLINYYRRKDNNEDDQLPKQELGEYRMLLPEDRSPFSLFGTVDSGETVPTLHNEMYRAPVFKHTPRGTDFLVVRSTTGVEGSRWHLHKIDHLHVVGQTFPSVDVPGPHSRRVTNASKNRMKMLAFRMIRHSQSDNCQLSSITKHIADSTDTQNRQKLKEFLQYDRDSDEKGMWRLKPNEVLPDENAIRAMIKPEEVSLLDAMQLGIKELEDAGYDPRNANIDDDIMDVDAEEDDEDEAGSKAPKGAKKPGEKQEETLADKMAPWKTTKAFIDACAQKAMLQLHGEGDPTGHGLGFSFIRTSMKGGYIEAVQGPLATSADAMEREKRANGGHAYNVKKQQAMYEEGIKEIWEKQKTTLSDPQEHDDKDVAVTEDEDDRFNVHAAATPAQFDDGTSQISGFTSASRHLKKAIRITREVRLPDGTTQSRSEVVHDPVVISQYMKRRTEADLELKEYVLKTIQRRKRGKPPPSWRTLPRSVKALHTWRCLRDMYPPPKGRQVPSPGADTDVIGFELRAPAYVYLSTASTAPDLQVMPTMTVLQALESKRSSNDSRRTKHDDRPENSRKNCITRPALVTLGHPALLTRCLQAQLASVPIVDRLGISRQTKSMESLVSPPSSPSLDWFEVVSREEGNEDTRKKKKRKTSVLRRLMQASDREARHAEVRRQVDERAAAKLARRDLKEAERLKVQREREQNRVRMAQEKEKAKMEEEAAKERKRRAQELARNEKRLQAGEQRRKAQEEKEQRRTRRLRLEEEKQRKREEKKKAAPKFNYGRCRG, from the exons ATGCAGAAGCTTACGAGCGATGAGCATGGTTTAGGCGTTTCCGTATCCACCACGCCTCTGGAGGAAGCGACCCAGGGGAACGCGCCAACCGGACGTATCATGGCAGATGAGAAGGAGTTCTCGTCCTTTGACGAGAGCGCCTGGAAGGCACAAGATGCCGCTGATGATCGGGAAATTGCCCGGTTGTTAGAGCAGAGTCAAGAAGGAGGCAATAACTCTCTCAAGCTTGATGACACACCGTTTGATCAAAGCAACAAGGCAGATGACGCACAGGACTTTGAGGATATCAGCGACGACGACCTCCCCGATGAGGAGCCAAGCGCCAGTACCTCGTTGGAGATGCCGGCGCTGACTGATGATGGGGGCACCAGCAACGATGCAGACGATTTGTTTGGAGAAGGGCCATCCTCCCCGACAGACCCCATTTTGGGTCCTCCATCACCGGGTCCTCGTGTTCGCGACACTGACACGGGCGATGACTCTCACCCTGTCGACTCGAGCCTCAGTTTTGCAGCCATTAATTTTGACCCAGATCCTCATTTGAACGGGGCCGCGAATCAAGATCCCGATATCCCAGCGCCGGCCGAAACAGTCGAGGACCTACTCAAGGCCGCCTGGCCAGCTTACAAGAAGGGTCGTGTATTGACTTGGAGCGAACTCCTGCCGCCCAAGAAGGCTATctggaaagaaaaaaagccCCTGAAGAAGCCGAAGCATCTTGTCACCAGCAAACTCAATCTTGACCCCGCTGCCGATCAAGAGAAAATGTTTCGCATTCCTGGCACTGCAACTTCCTCGTCTAAGCACCGAGCCCTCGAATTATCACACGCAGGACTTATTCGCTGCGCCAAGGATGGCTCTAACCAAGAAGAGGACAGGCTGCAGTACGACCTCGAGCATGAGTCCGACTCCGAAACCGTCATGGGATTCACCCTGCGGGATATTGAGCTTGCCTGTGAGGACTGGTCTGCGCAAATCAACGGAGTAGAGTCGGAATTTAAGAGGCGCGCGGCTGCTGAAAAGGAACCGCTACGGCCCAAGAAACAGGTCGAGGACCAAGACGATGAATGGGATGCCGAGTTTCTGATGGATACAACAGATGGACAAACCCAAcagccgaagaagaagagagcaatCAAGTTGGGCCTCCCAGACATTCCTCGATATACTGCCCCCACGTTCGACAACTTTGAGGATGCGACACGAAGGGGAGCCAAGAGAGTTCATCTGGACATGAACGACCCGCACCTGCTGCTGGAAACTGACATGCATCTTCGTGCGAAACGACCGCGTCTGGATTCAAAGGTCAAGCGTATGGCGAACGGCAACATGGGTCGAGATATATCCCAGCGATTCAACCTCTCAAACGACGAAGCGTACGAGCTGCTTAAAGAAAACCACCAGAGTAAAGTGCGCGCCACTCTGGGCAATATTTCCGTCGAACACAGTATGCCCGCCATCAAGTTGTCGTGGCCGTACTACAAGGTTAAGCTCGGTGGTACCACAGACGAATATCATCGCCCTCGCTTCCGCTACAAAAAGTTCGCAGGTCATGCCATCAAATTCGACAAGCCGCAGCATCATAAGCGCAAGTTAATGAAGGGCAAGGCGCATGAAGTGTATCGCCTCTCAAAGGATCTTAGTCTTAGCGACAACTCAACAGCGGTGCTTTTTGAATACTGCGAGCCTAGACCACGAGTcctcaacaactttggcatgGGTACCAAATTGATCAACTATTATCGACGCAAGGACAACAATGAGGATGATCAGCTACCCAAGCAGGAGCTTGGTGAATACCGCATGCTGTTGCCGGAGGATCGGTCACCATTCTCCCTGTTTGGTACCGTTGATTCTGGAGAGACAGTGCCCACACTGCACAATGAGATGTACCGGGCGCCGGTGTTCAAGCACACGCCTCGTGGAACCGACTTTCTGGTCGTCCGAAGCACGACTGGTGTAGAAGGCTCAAGATGGCACCTACACAAAATCGACCACTTACACGTCGTCGGCCAAACGTTTCCTTCCGTGGATGTCCCTGGCCCGCATAGCAGACGAGTCACGAATGCATCTAAAAACAGAATGAAAATGTTGGCTTTCCGGATGATAAGGCACAGCCAGAGTGACAACTGCCAGCTGTCAAGTATTACGAAGCACATTGCGGACTCCACTGACACGCAAAACCGACAGAAGCTCAAAGAATTCCTGCAATATGATCGGGATAGCGACGAGAAGGGTATGTGGCGACTGAAACCAAATGAGGTCTTGCCAGACGAGAATGCAATTCGCGCCATGATTAAGCCGGAAGAAGTGAGCCTTCTAGATGCCATGCAGCTAGGTATCAAAGAGCTTGAGGATGCTGGCTACGATCCGCGAAAcgccaacattgatgatgatatcatggatgttgatgctgaagaggacgatgaggatgaagctGGAAGCAAAGCGCCCAAGGGCGCAAAGAAGCCAGGCGAAAAGCAGGAAGAGACGCTGGCTGACAAGATGGCACCTTGGAAAACTACAAAGGCCTTTATCGACGCGTGTGCTCAAAAGGCAATGCTGCAGCTACATGGCGAGGGTGATCCAACAGGCCACGGCCTTGGATTCAGTTTCATTCGAACTTCGATGAAAGGTGGTTACATTGAGGCCGTTCAGGGCCCATTGGCTACGTCAGCCGACGCCATGGAGCGTGAGAAGCGTGCCAACGGCGGTCACGCCTACAACGTCAAGAAACAGCAAGCAATGTACGAAGAAGGTATCAAGGAGATTTGGGAGAAGCAAAAGACGACGCTTTCCGACCCGCAAGAACACGATGACAAGGATGTGGCTGTAaccgaagacgaagatgataGATTCAACGTTCACGCCGCAGCGACTCCAGCGCAGTTCGACGACGGTACGAGTCAAATTAGTGGGTTTACATCTGCTAGTCGCCACCTCAAGAAAGCAATTCGCATTACGAGAGAGGTTCGTCTCCCAGACGGGACCACTCAATCACGGAGCGAAGTCGTTCACGATCCCGTCGTCATTTCGCAGTATATGAAGCGACGGACTGAGGCGGACTTAGAGCTTAAGGAGTACGTACTCAAAACTATTCAAAGAAGAAAGCGTGGCAAGCCACCGCCAAGTTGGAGGACACTGCCGCGGTCTGTCAAGGCACTGCACACTTGGCGTTGCTTGCGTGACATGTATCCACCGCCCAAGGGACGACAAGTGCCGTCTCCAGGTGCTGATACTGATGTAATTGGATTCGAACTCAGGGCACCTGCTTACGTATATCTATCCACAGCATCTACAGCTCCAGACCTACAGGTAATGCCGACCATGACCGTCTTGCAGGCATTAG AATCAAAAAGGAGCTCGAACGACTCGAGAAGAACAAAGCACGACGACAGGCCCGAGAACAGCAGAAAGAATTGCATCACAAGGCCAGCACTGGTGACGCTGGGTCACCCGGCGCTATTGACAAGGTGCCTACAGGCACAACTCGCAAGTGTGCCAATTGTGGACAGGTTGGGCATATCAAGACAAACAAAAAGTATGGAATCCCTAGTATcccctccttcatctccatcgtTGGATTGGTTTGAGGTTGTCTCTCGCGAGGAAGGTAATGAAGATActcgcaagaagaagaagagaaagacgTCAGTCCTGCGCCGTTTGATGCAGGCATCAGACCGTGAAGCTAGGCATGCGGAAGTGCGCCGTCAAGTTGACGAGAGAGCTGCAGCCAAACTGGCGAGAAGGGACTTGAAAGAGGCAGAAAGGTTGAAAGTTCAACGTGAACGTGAGCAAAATCGGGTGAGAATGGCGcaggaaaaagaaaaggcaaagatggaagaggaagcagcgAAGGAACGGAAGAGGAGAGCGCAGGAACTGGCTCGCAACGAAAAACGACTTCAAGCGGGTGAGCAACGTCGCAAGGcgcaagaagagaaagaacAGCGTCGAACTCGACGTCTTAGgctggaagaggagaaacagaggaagagggaggaaaagaaaaaagctGCCCCCAAATTCAATTATGGTCGTTGCCGGGGATGA
- a CDS encoding ankyrin repeats (3 copies) domain-containing protein, producing the protein MGAQSTGGHSSTEHVLPVRPAQGEEAHILKMPVEIIHNIADELPTARDKCSLCRTSRDLNFIVRDKLYRHGGIRVANDILKFAAKKGFVSVANRALAYGAEIDAATGHDYETALMIACRSKKMNMIEYMVNHGANINNSGSRDGGTPLLLSAWSQDIEAVKYLIAKGADGNVRNRYGETALHLAVKKDNLPLVEHILETTAVDVNSTCVGGFTPLLSALRARNTPIAKMLLDRGANPTYSIAHGDWVFGPALRSDDADTMKEVLDLGISPHIADGNMRTPLSLVAEKGCARKMRLLIEHGADVDAVDPNGKSPLMHAAFCEATHAMEELLAHGARLDITDTDGLTASHLAACDGKLRSMNVLLNHNADVDIEDKHGHTPLYRAAELQYRSEPINLLLNRGGSLHALTPGDDTPLMVASRTANTICVATLLEGGADPNAQDSNGVSALAHAFRAAEQLQKVRAGPRLPVSFLPSITPGNQFTPAPSTPLRGGEQFRWAERLTVDDMAALYGKKQDKRPQTVFTPWEETVKLLVSAGADPYLPDQEWVTPMAIAFRMTGRVWVDELLVGRRSGSRKRRNSTP; encoded by the coding sequence ATGGGGGCTCAATCAACAGGCGGGCATTCATCGACGGAACACGTCCTTCCCGTTCGACCGGCACAGGGTGAAGAGGCGCACATTCTCAAGATGCCGGTTGAGATCATCCACAACATTGCCGACGAGCTCCCCACGGCGCGGGACAAGTGCAGCTTGTGCAGGACAAGCCGAGACCTGAATTTTATCGTGCGAGACAAGCTGTATCGGCATGGGGGAATTCGTGTCGCAAATGACATTCTCAAGTTTGCCGCGAAAAAGGGGTTCGTGAGCGTCGCGAACAGGGCCCTGGCATATGGCGCCGAGATAGACGCTGCGACTGGACACGACTACGAGACAGCGCTTATGATCGCCTGTCggagcaagaagatgaacaTGATTGAGTACATGGTAAATCATGGAGCgaacatcaacaacagcggCAGCCGAGATGGGGGCACGCCATTGCTCCTTTCAGCCTGGAGCCAGgacattgaagctgtcaagtaCCTCATTGCGAAAGGTGCTGATGGCAATGTCCGCAACCGCTACGGGGAAACAGCTCTACACCTCGCTGTTAAGAAAGACAACCTCCCGCTAGTAGAGCATATCTTGGAAACGACCGCCGTGGATGTCAATTCGACTTGTGTGGGGGGGTTTACGCCTCTGCTCAGCGCTCTGCGAGCTCGGAATACGCCCATCGCCAAGATGCTGCTCGACCGTGGTGCAAACCCCACGTATAGCATCGCCCATGGCGACTGGGTCTTTGGCCCGGCACTGCGTAGCGATGATGCGGATACGATGAAGGAGGTTCTGGACTTGGGTATCAGTCCGCACATCGCCGACGGAAATATGCGAACGCCGTTGTCCTTGGTAGCGGAGAAGGGCTGCGCTCggaagatgaggttgttgatCGAGCacggcgccgacgtcgatgCCGTGGATCCCAATGGCAAGTCGCCTCTTATGCATGCTGCGTTTTGCGAGGCGACACATGCGATGGAAGAGCTCCTCGCCCACGGTGCCAGGCTTGACATCACAGATACGGATGGCCTTACAGCGTCGCATCTTGCCGCCTGCGACGGGAAGCTTCGCAGCATGAATGTtcttctcaaccacaacGCAGACGTCGATATCGAAGACAAGCATGGCCACACCCCGTTATATCGAGCAGCTGAGCTGCAGTACCGAAGCGAACCCATCAACCTGCTCTTGAACCGGGGAGGGAGTCTCCATGCCCTCACGCCAGGCGACGATACGCCTCTCATGGTTGCGAGCCGCacagccaacaccatctgcGTCGCGACTCTTCTCGAGGGCGGCGCAGATCCAAACGCCCAGGACAGTAATGGTGTTTCTGCGTTGGCTCATGCCTTCCGCGCAGCAGAGCAGCTGCAGAAAGTAAGAGCCGGACCTCGTCTGCCTGTCAGCTTTCTTCCCAGCATCACGCCCGGCAACCAATTCACTCCTGCGCCTTCCACCCCCCTACGAGGCGGCGAGCAGTTCCGGTGGGCAGAAAGATTGACCGTGGACGACATGGCTGCCCTGTATGGAAAAAAGCAGGACAAACGGCCGCAGACTGTTTTCACGCCGTGGGAGGAGACGGTGAAATTGCTGGTGTCGGCTGGCGCGGACCCGTACCTGCCTGATCAGGAGTGGGTGACGCCGATGGCGATTGCGTTCAGGATGACGGGGAGAGTTTGGGTGGATGAATTGCTGGTTGGAAGACGATCTGGGTCTCGTAAGAGAAGGAATAGTACGCCATAG